The Paenibacillus mucilaginosus 3016 genome includes the window TGCAGGTATATGCCCATCCTCTCGATAAGCCTTATATCGAGGGCGAGCTCCCGCTCATCAAAACCACCCCCGCCGCCATGGCGCCTATTCTTTCCCGGCTGCCCGAAGAGGCACGGAAACAGCTTCAGGCTCAATGTGAGAATCCGCCGGCAGCCCCCATTGACAGCCTGCTCGAGGACGGCCAGCTCCTCCCTTACTGCGGGGGCATTCGCGTCATCCATACGCCGGGCCATACGGAAGGGCACGTCAGCCTGTATCACGAGAAGAGCCGAACGTTGATCGCGGCCGATGCCCTGGTATGTGCCGACGGTACTCTGCGCGGCCCGATCGCGTACAACACGCTGGATATGGAAGCTGCTCTGCAGTCGCTGCACAAGCTGCTCCCCTACGAGATCGACCGCATTATCTGCTATCACGGGGGCTTGTGTTCGGAAGATGCCCGGTCGCAGCTCCTGGAGCTGACGAAGCTCTCCCCTTCCGCCGGTGCCGATCAGCAGCCCGCGAAGTGATCTTCCAATACAAAAAAGCCTTCCCGGAAAATCCCCCGGGAAGGCCTGCTGCCTTACACCTTGAACCTGCCTACCGTCTCCTGCAGTTCCTCCGCCATCTGGCCCAGTACTGCGGACGATGCAGCAACCTCCTGCATGGAAGCGAGCTGCTCTTCCGTACTGGCAGCCACCTGCTGAATGCTGGCCGCCGCATCCTCCGAAATGCCCGATACGGCAGCAATGGCCTGAAGCACATTCTCCGAATTGCCGGCCATGCCCTGCGTCGCCTTCGACACTTGCTCGATCTGCAGCGCCACATTGCGGATGGACTCCAGAATGTGCTGGAACGAACCGCCGGCAGCGTCGACCATGTACACGCCCTGCTTCACTTCATTCGTGACGATGTCCATGGAAGCCACGGTCGTCTCCGTGCTCTTCTGGATGGCAGCGATGAGCTGCGAAATCTGGTGTGCCGAATCACTGGACTGGTTCGCCAGCTTCTTGATCTCCGAAGCGACCACGGCAAAGCCCTTGCCCTGCTCCCCCGCCCGTGCCGCTTCGATGGACGCGTTCAAGGCGAGAAGATTGGTCTGCGAGGAGATTTCCGTGATGACTTCCGCGAACTTGACGATCTGGTTGGAGCGCTCGCCAAGACCGGCCACATCGGAGGACAGCTGCATGACCTTCTCCCCGATCGAATTCATCTGGCCGATAATCGTGAGGATCGCCTCATTACCGTCCTTCGCCGTCATCTCGGTATGTCCCGCCGCCTCGGCCACTTCATCCGCGCTGCGGGAGATATGCTGCAGCTGGCTTGTCATGCCGCTCATCTCGCCGCGCGTTTCATTCACGCGGACCACCTGCTCACCGGAGCCGTCGGCCACTTCCTGCACCGCCTGGGCGACCTGCTTGCCGGCCTCGCTGATCTGCTCCGAGCTTGCCGTGAGCTGCTCGGCTGCCGCGGCCAGCTGCATCGCATTGCCGTTCACCTGCTGGATCAGTTGGCGCAGGGAACGGGCCATCGTGTTGAAGTTCGTGCTCAGGACACCGAACTCATCCATGCGCTTCACTTCGATCTCTTCCGACAGATCGCCTTCGCTGATCTTGAGCGATACGCGGTTGATCTGTTTGAGCGGCGTCAGAACGGAGTACAATATGGTTATCACCAGGGCTGCTCCGAGCAGAACGGAGACCGCGAGCACCAGCACCGTGGCATTCAGAATCGGCTGAGCCTGCCGGGCTACCTCATCGTCAAACATGGTGCCGATAATTTTCCAACCGGAGGCCGCATTCGTGTAGAAGACCATTTTCTTAGGGTCTGTGCCGTTCACCAAGTAGGAGTAGCTGCCCGTGTCATGGCTGTATAGATACTCGTTCTCCGGCATACTGCCGAGTTCCTTGCCGCTTTCCACCGTCGGATGGTATACGAATTTGCGATCCTTGTCTGCAAGGAACACAAAGCCTTCTTCACCCAGTTTCACGCTGCCTGTCATCGTCGCCAGCTTCGTAACCGGAACCGACAGGGCCACCGCGCCCAGACCGTCTTTGGTCGACTTTGCGACCGTTACGACCAGATTGCCCGTTGCTGCAGATTTGTAAGGTGACGTAATGACGGCCTGCCCTTTTTCGGTCATCGCCTGCTTGTACCAGCCGCGTGCACGCGGATCGTAGTCTGCGGCAATCTTGGTGACTTCAGCCGAATCCACGTACAGCCCCGTTTCCGTGCCGACAAAAGCCATCTCAACATCTTTATGCGTGCGGATAAACGTCATGAGCTGGCTGCGCAGCGCCGGGTCCACCCCGATATTCGTGCCTTCCGAACGGATCCCGGCCAGACTGACCGTCTCCGAAAGCAGGTCGGCGGACTGCTTTTTGCCTTCAAAGAAATCGTTGATCGCCGCGTCCAGCAGCTTGACACTCTCCCCGGCCGACTGCATTAGCTGCTCCTCCACCTTACTTTTGGCGGTTTGATAAGAGGCAATGGCAAGGGAGAGGGTCGGTACAAGGAGAAGAACGGCGAAGGAGCCGATCAGTTTGTTCTTCAGGTTAAGCAGAACCCTCTTCTCTCCGGCGTTGGCCGCTGTTCGCATGTCTTTGTTCCGTGTAAATAACCGTGCCATTCTTGGGTCCACCCTTCCTGATATTAAAATTCACTTGATTAACGACACGATTCGACAAAACCATTCCGCATTGATGCCTTCCTGCTCCTAAAGATGCAGGCTGTTCCGTCACGTTGTACCTGAAATTCGCGCGAATCCGCCGGGCCATCCCGGTCCGAATCGCCGTCTTCGATGACGGCTCACCAAGCCCAACCCGAAAAGAAAGACGGTTAGGCCTGTTGATCGGGTTCGGTTCGTCACCGCCCCACGATACACCTAACAATACATCGGCATTTTGGAGAAGTTCCTTTAGCGTTGCCGGCGGCCATTTTCTACCCAACGGCCGCTCTGCCGGCCACTGCCCATAGGAGGATCGGCGCCTGTACGCTGCAGCGCATACGGATCCCTGATGCATTTCTGTTCAGCACGTAATCCAATCCAATAAAAAGAACCCCCCGTAGAACGGAGGGCTCAAGTAATCCATGATGGCATGCCGTGGTACTGCAGACTCTTGGAAGGATTACAGCTTGCGGGAGGTCAGCTTCGCCTGGGTAAAGAGCAGCAGGTAATCGTAGCCGCCTGCCTTGGAGTCCGTACCGGACATATTGAATCCGCCGAACGGATGGACGCCGACCAGTGCTCCCGTGCACTTGCGGTTCACATAGAGGTTGCCGCAGTGCATGGTGTCCAGCGCTTCGGCAATACGCTCTTCATTCGTGGAGTAGAACGATCCCGTCAGACCGAATTCCGTATCATTGTACAGCGCGATCGCTTCCTGATAATCCTTCGCTTTGCCGATGGCCAGCACCGGCCCGAAGATTTCCTCCTGCATGATTCTCGCTTTGCCCGGCACATCGACGAAGACCGTAGGCTGGATATAGTAGCCGTTGCCTTCCGCCTTGCCGCCGCCCGCCAGCAGTCTGCCTTCGCCCTTGCCGATCTCGATGTATTCGAGGATCTTCTCATAGGACGTCTTATCGATGACCGGTCCAGCTGCGAAGTTCTGCTCCGGCAGGCCGACCTTCAGTCCCTGCACGAGCTTCTCCACCTTCGCCACCACTTCATCGTATACCGATTCGACGATGAACGCGCGGGAACCGGCCGAGCACTTCTGGCCCTGGAAGCCGAAGGCGGAAGCCACAATGCCCTGTGCCGCGGCATCGAGATCTGCCGTCTCATCGACGACGATGCCATCTTTGCCGCCCATCTCGGCTACGACACGCTTGATCCAGATCTGGCCCGGAGCGGTCTCCGCCGCGAGACGATTGATGCGCAGACCGACTTCCTTGGAGCCCGTGAAGGAGATAAAGCGGGTCTTCGGGTGCGTCGTCAGGTAGTCGCCCACTTCCGCGCCGCTGCCCGGAATGAAGTTGATGACGCCGGCAGGCAGGCCGACTTCTTCCATCAGGGAGACGAACTTGTGCGCGATGACCGGTGTCGTGGAAGCCGGCTTGAGCAGCACCGTGTTCCCGGATACGACAGCCGCCGTCGTCATGCCCACACAGATCGCGAGCGGGAAGTTCCATGGCGGAATAATAACGCCTACGCCGAGCGGAATGTAGGAGATATTGTTGTCCTCGCCCGGAATCTTCGCCAGCGGCTGGGTTTCGTTGATCCGGCCGAGACGGATGATCTCACGCGCATAGAACTCCATGAAGTCAATCGCTTCCGCCGTATCCACGTCCGCTTCCACGTAGTTCTTGCCGGACTCGAGGATCATCGTTGCGGAGAACTCGTGCTTACGCTCGCGCATCAGCTTCGCCGCTTTGAACAGGTACTCGGCGCGCTCTCTGGCCGGCACCTTCTTCCAGCTCTCGAAGGTTTCGAGCGCGACGTTCATCGCTTTCTCGGCCAGGGCCTGATCCGCCTTGCTGACATAACCGATGACTTCATCCACATTCCCCGGGTTGATCGAAGTGATCTTGGCTTCGGTGACGATTTTCTCCGTCCCGATGTGCAGCGGATGCGTCCGCCCGAGCTCGCTCTTCACCTTGGCGATGGCCGCCTCCATGGCCTTGCGGTTTTCCTCCAAGGAAAAATCGGTAAACGGCTCGTTGGCATAAGGTGTGATCGTAGTCAGTGTGCTCATGATATTACCCCTTTCGAGAACGGATTGTTATTTGAATATATTCTTAAGAACGAACCAGACATTGGCCGGCCGCTCCGCTAAACGCCTCATAAAATAACCGAACCAGTCGACGCCGTAAGGGACGTATACCCGCACCTTGTAACCTTCGCGGACCAGCGACTGCTGAAGCTCCTCACAAATCCCGTACAGCATCTGAAACTCGAATTGGTCCAGCGGGATGCCCTGCTCCCTCACGAGGTTCTTCGTGTACTCGATGATCTTCGCATCATGGCTTGCCACAGCCGTATAATGGCCGCCGAGCAGATGCATCCGGATGATCTTCTTGTAGTTCTCGTCGACATCACTTTTCTCGGGGAACGCCACCTTCGGCGACTCCTTATACGCCCCTTTGACCAGCCGCAGGTTGGCCTTCAGCTCTCCCAGATCCCGGATATCCTGCTCGGTCCGGTACAGATAGGCCTGAATGACAATACCGACGTTGTCGTATTCCTGGCGAAGCTCGCGGTAGATGTCCAGGGAGATTTGACAGTGGGCATAATCCTCCATGTCAATGCGCACGAAGTTGCCGTACTGCCGCGCACGGTCCAGAATCTGCCGCATATTCGACATACAGAGCTCTTTGGAGATATCCAGCCCGAGCGATGTCATCTTCAGGGACAGGTTCGAGAGCACACCCGCCTCCGCGATCGCATCCAGCGTGAGCAGGCACATCTGCGCCGATTCTCTCGCTTCCGCTTCCGTACTGACGAATTCGCCGAGGTGATCCAGCGTCACGACCCGCCCTTCCCGGTTCAGCCCGCGGACGGCTTCGATCGATTGCTTGATCGTCTCCCCCGCAACGAAGCGGCTGGCACCGAATCGCAGTCCGTATTTCTTGGCAAGCTTGTTGGCTGAACGGCTTTTCCCAAGCGTCTGAAACATGTTTCTCAGCAGCATTTCCATGAGCAGAGCAGCCTCCCCGTTGAACAGTGTCTAATGTGTATAATTATATTGTACAACACAAGCTCGTTTTGTACAATAATTTCTTTGATAGATAGACAATTGAACATTATTTTGTATACACATTCTATTATTGTTCATACATTCTATTCTGCCGCAGGGAAAGGTGCCCGCCCAACTACGATCAACAGCTGTATTTCATAAAAAAAGAAGCCCCTTCGGGAGAGCACTCTGTCTCTCCCGATCGGCCTCCGTCGGTCCTTGCACAGATGGCTGTGACTCAGCTGTTATCGAGCTCTTTGCCTTTGTAATCACGCGCCGCAGCGACCGCAACAAGCGAGATCACGCCGGTGACGATGATATAGATGGCTACCGGCACCCACGAATTTGTTGTAGGCATTGAGCAGGGCGGTCGCGTTCAGCGGCGCGGTGCCTCCCGCGATGGCGGCGCCAAGCTGGTAGATGGACAGCGTTCCCACCAGCATCCCGATCGTGACGCCCATCTGCGGAATGCTTCCGAAGAACCCGCGGTGTTCTTCCCCGAATACTCTCGACGGCCAGAAGCAGCGCGCCGCCCCACTCGCCCCCGATCCCAAGCCCTTGAATACAGCGCAGGAGAATGAGCAGGATCGGAGCCATGACGCCGATCGCGTTATAATCCCGCAGCAGACCGATGTGCACGGTGGATCCAATTTTTGC containing:
- a CDS encoding MBL fold metallo-hydrolase, which encodes MIAADGIAMLELEAEGFGGRTTLYPTLIWDAESAVLIDTGMPGFLPKLLAAMQEAGVPPERLTALILTHQDLDHIGSAPDVIRSAPDTLQVYAHPLDKPYIEGELPLIKTTPAAMAPILSRLPEEARKQLQAQCENPPAAPIDSLLEDGQLLPYCGGIRVIHTPGHTEGHVSLYHEKSRTLIAADALVCADGTLRGPIAYNTLDMEAALQSLHKLLPYEIDRIICYHGGLCSEDARSQLLELTKLSPSAGADQQPAK
- a CDS encoding methyl-accepting chemotaxis protein; this translates as MARLFTRNKDMRTAANAGEKRVLLNLKNKLIGSFAVLLLVPTLSLAIASYQTAKSKVEEQLMQSAGESVKLLDAAINDFFEGKKQSADLLSETVSLAGIRSEGTNIGVDPALRSQLMTFIRTHKDVEMAFVGTETGLYVDSAEVTKIAADYDPRARGWYKQAMTEKGQAVITSPYKSAATGNLVVTVAKSTKDGLGAVALSVPVTKLATMTGSVKLGEEGFVFLADKDRKFVYHPTVESGKELGSMPENEYLYSHDTGSYSYLVNGTDPKKMVFYTNAASGWKIIGTMFDDEVARQAQPILNATVLVLAVSVLLGAALVITILYSVLTPLKQINRVSLKISEGDLSEEIEVKRMDEFGVLSTNFNTMARSLRQLIQQVNGNAMQLAAAAEQLTASSEQISEAGKQVAQAVQEVADGSGEQVVRVNETRGEMSGMTSQLQHISRSADEVAEAAGHTEMTAKDGNEAILTIIGQMNSIGEKVMQLSSDVAGLGERSNQIVKFAEVITEISSQTNLLALNASIEAARAGEQGKGFAVVASEIKKLANQSSDSAHQISQLIAAIQKSTETTVASMDIVTNEVKQGVYMVDAAGGSFQHILESIRNVALQIEQVSKATQGMAGNSENVLQAIAAVSGISEDAAASIQQVAASTEEQLASMQEVAASSAVLGQMAEELQETVGRFKV
- the pruA gene encoding L-glutamate gamma-semialdehyde dehydrogenase, producing the protein MSTLTTITPYANEPFTDFSLEENRKAMEAAIAKVKSELGRTHPLHIGTEKIVTEAKITSINPGNVDEVIGYVSKADQALAEKAMNVALETFESWKKVPARERAEYLFKAAKLMRERKHEFSATMILESGKNYVEADVDTAEAIDFMEFYAREIIRLGRINETQPLAKIPGEDNNISYIPLGVGVIIPPWNFPLAICVGMTTAAVVSGNTVLLKPASTTPVIAHKFVSLMEEVGLPAGVINFIPGSGAEVGDYLTTHPKTRFISFTGSKEVGLRINRLAAETAPGQIWIKRVVAEMGGKDGIVVDETADLDAAAQGIVASAFGFQGQKCSAGSRAFIVESVYDEVVAKVEKLVQGLKVGLPEQNFAAGPVIDKTSYEKILEYIEIGKGEGRLLAGGGKAEGNGYYIQPTVFVDVPGKARIMQEEIFGPVLAIGKAKDYQEAIALYNDTEFGLTGSFYSTNEERIAEALDTMHCGNLYVNRKCTGALVGVHPFGGFNMSGTDSKAGGYDYLLLFTQAKLTSRKL
- a CDS encoding proline dehydrogenase family protein, producing the protein MEMLLRNMFQTLGKSRSANKLAKKYGLRFGASRFVAGETIKQSIEAVRGLNREGRVVTLDHLGEFVSTEAEARESAQMCLLTLDAIAEAGVLSNLSLKMTSLGLDISKELCMSNMRQILDRARQYGNFVRIDMEDYAHCQISLDIYRELRQEYDNVGIVIQAYLYRTEQDIRDLGELKANLRLVKGAYKESPKVAFPEKSDVDENYKKIIRMHLLGGHYTAVASHDAKIIEYTKNLVREQGIPLDQFEFQMLYGICEELQQSLVREGYKVRVYVPYGVDWFGYFMRRLAERPANVWFVLKNIFK